One genomic window of Hymenobacter sp. J193 includes the following:
- a CDS encoding M36 family metallopeptidase, which yields MKTLFTSLCAATLLGLATPVALYAQAPAAKAQQYLTAHYTQLGLQPADVQDPAVTDAYTDEATGLTHVYLRQQHQGLPVLGTEMGLHFDVQGNLLTRTGRFVADLAHKAPTATASLSGIEATLAAAQNLHLTPATLKAVSTAQSRSARLTLRDEALSKEAIPVALMYSLGDDNQVHLLWEVTLHPPRSKQQWHMLVDATTGRVVQQHDRNKHEKLLPPAPSAIDQLATPQPTRSNRPSADNASYTVFAIPTEGPSFGGRTTVRNPADVQASPYGWHDTNGTAGAEFTTTRGNNVQAYVLDANSRPAYFSGGTSLAFNPAYDMQKSLADNRDAAVVNLFYMNNIMHDVFYHYGFREESGNFQVKNYTGKGRSNDAIRAVAQDPEDVYNAYFVPSVDGTSPQMHMFMWPAPNPTTMKVTSPASIADTYPAATSAIGPALPPTTPLTGKVVLVNDGSSTPTLACSGMLTNASAVKGNIALLDRGDCEFIEKVRTAQNAGAIAVIVINNVPDELITMSGDEQFDVPSLNITLAAGELLKARLKAGETVTVELLSPPKKYVDRDGSFDNAIVSHEYTHGITTRLTGGPSTAGCLENDENMGEGWSDFVALWLTTRPGDKATTPRSVGTYAVGEATDGEGIRLKLYTTDITVNDYTYAIIGKPYTETHDIGEVWATVLWDLNWAMIERYGYDADVYRGTGGNNKAMQLVMEALKLQPCSPGFLDGRDAILAADKALYKSANEDLIWRVFARRGMGTDAVQGSSKSVKDNKAGFAVPAALATKATLSAASVEVYPNPANDVLTVRTFGLSAAPVQVEVLSVVGSLLRTVSVSAAQAQVGTTLDLSQLANGVYMVRVTTPQGTLTKKVMVRH from the coding sequence GTGAAAACACTTTTTACCAGCCTTTGCGCAGCCACGCTTCTGGGCCTGGCAACCCCCGTAGCGCTGTACGCCCAAGCGCCGGCCGCCAAAGCCCAGCAGTACCTCACGGCGCATTATACTCAACTGGGCCTACAGCCCGCCGACGTGCAGGACCCGGCCGTGACGGATGCCTATACAGACGAAGCCACCGGCCTGACCCACGTGTACCTGCGTCAGCAGCACCAGGGCCTGCCGGTGCTGGGCACCGAAATGGGCCTGCATTTCGATGTGCAGGGCAACCTGCTAACCCGAACTGGCCGCTTCGTGGCCGACCTGGCCCATAAGGCTCCGACAGCCACGGCCAGTCTTTCGGGAATAGAAGCCACCCTGGCGGCAGCTCAAAATCTGCACCTTACCCCTGCGACCCTGAAGGCAGTTTCCACCGCTCAGAGCCGCTCGGCCCGCCTCACGCTCCGGGACGAAGCCTTGTCAAAGGAAGCTATTCCCGTGGCTCTGATGTACTCGCTCGGCGACGACAACCAGGTGCACCTGCTCTGGGAAGTAACCCTGCACCCGCCGCGCAGCAAGCAGCAGTGGCACATGCTGGTGGATGCCACTACGGGCCGCGTTGTACAGCAGCACGACCGGAACAAGCACGAGAAGCTGCTGCCGCCAGCCCCTTCCGCCATCGACCAGCTGGCTACCCCGCAGCCAACCCGCAGCAACCGTCCCAGCGCCGACAATGCCAGCTACACGGTATTTGCCATTCCCACCGAAGGGCCGTCGTTTGGAGGGCGCACAACCGTGCGTAACCCCGCTGATGTGCAAGCCTCGCCCTACGGCTGGCACGATACCAATGGCACCGCCGGAGCGGAGTTTACCACCACGCGGGGTAACAATGTGCAGGCGTACGTGCTCGATGCCAATAGCCGCCCGGCCTATTTCAGTGGTGGTACCAGTCTGGCATTCAACCCGGCTTACGACATGCAGAAGTCACTTGCCGATAACCGGGATGCGGCCGTGGTGAACCTGTTTTATATGAACAACATCATGCACGATGTTTTCTACCACTATGGGTTCCGGGAGGAAAGCGGCAACTTCCAGGTCAAAAACTACACGGGCAAAGGCCGAAGCAACGATGCCATCCGGGCAGTAGCGCAGGATCCGGAGGATGTTTACAATGCCTATTTCGTGCCCAGCGTAGATGGCACCTCCCCACAGATGCACATGTTCATGTGGCCGGCTCCCAACCCGACTACCATGAAGGTGACCAGCCCGGCTTCCATTGCCGATACGTACCCGGCTGCTACCAGCGCTATTGGTCCGGCCCTGCCGCCGACCACGCCCTTAACGGGCAAAGTAGTATTGGTAAACGATGGCAGCTCCACTCCTACGCTGGCCTGCAGCGGTATGCTCACCAATGCCAGCGCCGTGAAAGGCAACATTGCCCTGCTGGACCGCGGCGACTGTGAGTTTATTGAAAAGGTGCGGACGGCTCAGAATGCCGGTGCTATTGCCGTTATCGTTATCAACAACGTACCCGATGAGCTCATCACCATGAGCGGAGATGAGCAATTCGACGTTCCCAGCCTGAACATCACGCTGGCCGCCGGCGAGCTACTGAAGGCGCGCCTGAAAGCCGGTGAAACCGTTACGGTAGAGCTGCTCAGCCCGCCCAAAAAATACGTAGACCGGGACGGCTCCTTCGACAACGCTATTGTTTCTCATGAGTACACCCACGGCATCACCACCCGGCTTACCGGTGGCCCGTCTACCGCTGGTTGCCTGGAAAATGATGAGAACATGGGCGAGGGCTGGAGCGACTTTGTTGCCCTGTGGCTTACTACCCGCCCCGGCGACAAGGCCACTACCCCGCGGAGCGTAGGAACTTACGCGGTAGGGGAAGCTACCGATGGCGAGGGGATTCGCCTCAAGCTCTACACCACCGATATCACCGTCAACGACTATACCTATGCCATCATTGGCAAGCCCTACACTGAAACGCACGATATCGGCGAGGTGTGGGCCACGGTTCTGTGGGATTTGAACTGGGCCATGATTGAGCGCTACGGCTACGATGCCGACGTATACCGGGGCACCGGCGGCAACAACAAAGCCATGCAGCTGGTGATGGAAGCCCTGAAGCTCCAGCCCTGCAGCCCCGGCTTCCTGGATGGCCGCGACGCCATTCTGGCCGCCGACAAAGCCCTTTATAAATCGGCCAACGAGGACCTGATCTGGCGCGTGTTTGCCCGCCGCGGCATGGGTACCGATGCCGTACAGGGCAGCAGCAAGTCGGTGAAGGACAACAAGGCGGGCTTTGCGGTGCCAGCCGCACTGGCCACCAAAGCCACCCTGAGTGCCGCCTCGGTGGAAGTGTATCCCAACCCGGCCAATGACGTGCTCACGGTCCGGACGTTTGGCTTGAGTGCCGCCCCGGTGCAGGTAGAGGTGCTGTCGGTGGTAGGCTCCCTGCTGCGCACTGTTTCCGTTTCGGCGGCCCAGGCGCAGGTCGGCACTACCCTCGACCTGAGCCAGCTGGCCAATGGCGTGTATATGGTGCGCGTTACCACGCCTCAGGGCACACTCACCAAAAAGGTGATGGTGCGCCATTAA
- a CDS encoding T9SS type A sorting domain-containing protein: protein MKKRILLAALALSGVQLSHAQAIKPQAAPGRTTVCYASSKNAFTHIAPPEKFLRDQALKKRAPAAANIIVTYNGFPADAKAAFQFAVDIWASQLKSEVPIHISATWTRLGSGVLGSARPSTFYRNVSGAPQANVWYPIALAEKLAGEELNGPTEADIEASFNSTFNWYLRTDGKTPAGKHDLVSVVLHELGHGLGFVDAMNKTGSTGSQGFSGLPVVYDTFVENATGQRLTNTAIFPNPSTALGSQITSVRGLYFNSPRAVAVNNNTRPALYAPRTFEPGSSIAHLDEGTYLEGDQNSLMTPQIGAAEAIHAPGPIMLRMFDDMGWFNTAIRHTPLRDTETAQDFVIRATIESDGTVKAGSTKLVYSIDNAADVTVNLTATGQGNEYTATIPNPGLGHTVRYYLTASDNETSRTYNAPGKPAPGVTAQERYTFKVGADVTAPEVVHEAPGFLFLNQFPFQLVVLADDNVGVASVTVEYSVNGVAQTPIPLTKTDEYTYTGLLNPAGIKDSDVITYRVVVQDVSAAQNKTTNPDTGLYTVNVVSLKAAQVTYVNELNSTAPLDFVGNGFSITTPTGFSNSAIHSTHPYPDGTDENDESNYIYQLLVPIRVRESRAEATVKFDEIVLVEPGEEDAVFGDAEFFDYVVVEGSKDGGTTWIPLADGYDARANELWLSTYLSAMDDDNNSTAVGTPSLFRGRTLNLRDRFAGGDVVQLRFRLFADQAAHGWGWAIDNVRIQDAVTGVADELQATGGFSIFPNPTSGRFTVQARLAKATPGLQVVVRNVLGQEVLRKAVRETPGQLHETIDLGGLANGLYLVSLGTGADALTKRVMVQK, encoded by the coding sequence ATGAAAAAACGTATACTACTTGCTGCACTGGCCCTGAGTGGCGTGCAGCTAAGCCATGCCCAGGCCATCAAGCCCCAGGCAGCGCCCGGGCGTACCACCGTGTGCTACGCTTCGAGCAAGAATGCCTTCACCCATATTGCGCCCCCCGAAAAGTTTCTGCGCGACCAGGCCCTGAAAAAGCGGGCTCCGGCGGCGGCCAACATCATCGTCACCTACAATGGCTTCCCGGCTGATGCCAAAGCCGCTTTCCAGTTTGCGGTTGACATCTGGGCCTCGCAGCTGAAAAGCGAGGTGCCCATCCACATCAGTGCCACCTGGACCAGGCTGGGCTCCGGCGTGTTGGGCTCTGCTCGCCCATCCACCTTTTACCGGAATGTGAGCGGCGCCCCGCAAGCAAACGTCTGGTATCCTATTGCACTGGCCGAAAAGCTTGCCGGAGAGGAACTGAACGGGCCAACCGAGGCGGATATTGAAGCCAGCTTCAATAGCACGTTCAACTGGTACCTGCGTACCGATGGCAAGACCCCTGCCGGCAAGCACGATCTGGTGTCGGTAGTGCTGCACGAGCTGGGCCATGGCCTGGGCTTCGTAGATGCAATGAACAAAACCGGCTCAACGGGTAGCCAGGGGTTTAGCGGGCTGCCGGTCGTCTACGACACGTTCGTGGAAAATGCCACTGGCCAGCGCCTTACCAATACTGCCATCTTCCCAAACCCCTCCACGGCGCTGGGCAGCCAGATCACCAGCGTCCGAGGGCTGTACTTCAATAGCCCCCGCGCTGTGGCGGTGAATAATAACACCCGCCCGGCCCTCTACGCGCCCCGCACCTTCGAGCCGGGTTCCAGCATTGCCCACCTCGACGAGGGTACTTACCTAGAGGGCGACCAGAACTCCCTGATGACGCCGCAGATTGGCGCGGCGGAAGCCATTCATGCTCCCGGCCCCATCATGCTGCGGATGTTTGATGATATGGGCTGGTTTAACACCGCTATCCGCCACACACCCCTGCGCGACACCGAAACGGCTCAGGACTTCGTGATACGCGCTACCATCGAAAGCGACGGCACAGTGAAAGCTGGCAGCACCAAGCTGGTGTACTCCATCGACAATGCGGCCGATGTGACGGTGAACCTCACGGCCACCGGCCAGGGCAACGAGTACACGGCCACCATTCCCAACCCGGGCCTGGGCCATACCGTGCGCTACTACCTCACGGCCAGCGACAACGAAACCAGCCGTACCTACAATGCGCCCGGCAAGCCGGCTCCCGGTGTGACGGCTCAGGAGCGGTACACCTTTAAGGTCGGTGCCGACGTAACCGCGCCCGAAGTGGTGCACGAGGCGCCGGGCTTCTTGTTCCTGAACCAGTTTCCCTTCCAGCTGGTGGTGCTGGCCGACGACAACGTGGGCGTAGCCAGCGTAACGGTGGAATACAGTGTGAATGGAGTAGCCCAAACACCTATTCCGCTCACTAAAACCGACGAGTATACCTACACCGGCTTGCTTAACCCAGCTGGTATCAAGGATAGCGACGTTATCACCTACCGCGTGGTAGTACAGGATGTATCGGCGGCCCAGAACAAAACCACCAACCCCGATACCGGTCTGTACACGGTGAACGTGGTGTCGCTGAAGGCGGCGCAGGTAACGTACGTTAACGAGCTGAACAGCACTGCCCCGCTGGATTTCGTGGGCAACGGCTTCTCCATTACCACGCCCACGGGCTTCAGCAACTCGGCTATTCACTCTACGCATCCTTATCCCGACGGGACCGATGAGAACGACGAGAGCAACTACATCTATCAGCTGCTGGTGCCCATCCGGGTGCGGGAAAGCCGCGCCGAGGCCACGGTGAAGTTTGATGAGATTGTGCTGGTGGAGCCCGGCGAAGAAGATGCCGTTTTCGGAGACGCTGAGTTTTTCGATTACGTGGTAGTGGAAGGCAGCAAGGACGGGGGCACCACGTGGATTCCGCTGGCCGACGGCTACGATGCCCGCGCCAATGAACTGTGGCTGAGTACGTACCTAAGTGCAATGGACGACGATAACAATTCTACGGCAGTAGGCACTCCCTCACTGTTCCGGGGCCGTACCCTCAACCTGCGCGACAGGTTTGCCGGTGGCGATGTGGTGCAGCTGCGCTTCCGCCTCTTCGCCGACCAGGCTGCTCACGGCTGGGGCTGGGCCATCGATAACGTGCGCATTCAGGATGCCGTGACTGGCGTGGCCGACGAGCTCCAGGCAACCGGAGGCTTCAGTATCTTCCCGAACCCCACTTCCGGCCGCTTCACGGTGCAGGCCCGCCTGGCCAAAGCCACCCCGGGCCTGCAGGTAGTGGTGCGCAACGTGCTGGGCCAGGAAGTGCTGCGCAAGGCCGTGCGCGAAACGCCCGGCCAGCTCCACGAGACCATCGACCTGGGCGGCCTCGCCAACGGCCTGTACCTGGTAAGCCTGGGCACCGGTGCCGATGCGCTGACCAAGCGCGTGATGGTGCAGAAATAA
- a CDS encoding RNA methyltransferase encodes MRKLSMEELNRLTVADFKNTRKFPLALVLDNVRSLHNVGAAFRTADAFAIEKIWLCGITGRPPHREITKTALGSTDSVVWEYAPTTLEALQQLKAAGYALVAVEQTTGSQPLPAFAVEPGRPYALVMGNEVFGVEDDVLAFCDAAVEIPQFGTKHSLNVSVAAGVVLWDFISKISKIKERLDGN; translated from the coding sequence ATGCGCAAACTCTCGATGGAGGAGCTGAACCGGCTGACGGTGGCAGACTTCAAAAATACGCGAAAATTCCCCCTCGCCCTAGTACTCGACAACGTGCGCAGCCTGCACAACGTGGGCGCAGCCTTCCGCACGGCCGACGCGTTTGCCATCGAAAAAATCTGGCTCTGCGGCATCACCGGCCGCCCGCCGCACCGTGAAATCACCAAAACGGCCCTGGGCTCTACCGACTCGGTGGTGTGGGAATACGCCCCCACCACGCTGGAGGCCCTGCAGCAGCTGAAGGCCGCCGGCTACGCGCTGGTGGCCGTGGAGCAAACCACCGGCAGCCAGCCCCTACCCGCGTTTGCGGTGGAGCCGGGCCGCCCCTATGCCCTGGTGATGGGCAACGAAGTATTCGGGGTGGAAGACGACGTGCTGGCTTTTTGCGACGCGGCGGTGGAGATTCCGCAGTTCGGCACCAAGCACAGCCTTAACGTGAGCGTAGCGGCCGGCGTGGTACTCTGGGATTTTATCAGCAAGATAAGCAAGATAAAAGAGAGGTTAGATGGAAATTAA
- a CDS encoding site-specific integrase: MNTQFILRKDKKDSAGRCPVHFIAYFNSLRLKYATGEKCKPTEWNADKQKFRSAYPLAEEANLYLARLTTDALAWWRKLRASGETPTIEGLKAALRPVEAIVEQKEKPLSVSVIFAEHWASLQARGYAHHTLRQRRMLGSWLCAYEQDKGEMLNPSTYDLATHDRVLGYLRFQRNLAQNTVASFVRGLKVFLRWCREERGIPVPVELRKLQGRHADVLKMWLTADNLTALAAAELPEYLTRVRDVLLFCCYTGLRYSDVLALQRGNLHEWDGGIILRLVQTKTRTGVSIYLTEAARAILDRYADTERVRLLPVLANQVMNRYLKRVGKAAGLVDDVVVTTVVGGEVLKKSVPRYELLTSHTARHTFATQSLLRGMPVEVLQKVMGHAKIQTTLVYAKVVEELQHQTMRRIWEKKSVAADSGATRATQICAAEPLAA; the protein is encoded by the coding sequence ATGAACACGCAATTCATTCTTCGCAAAGACAAGAAGGACAGCGCCGGCCGCTGCCCGGTACACTTCATTGCTTACTTCAACAGTCTGCGGCTCAAATATGCCACGGGCGAGAAGTGTAAGCCCACGGAGTGGAACGCGGACAAGCAGAAATTTCGCTCGGCTTACCCGCTGGCGGAAGAAGCCAATCTTTATCTCGCTCGCCTGACCACCGATGCACTGGCCTGGTGGCGCAAGCTGCGGGCGTCCGGTGAGACGCCTACCATAGAAGGCCTGAAGGCTGCCTTGCGGCCGGTGGAAGCAATTGTGGAGCAGAAAGAGAAGCCTCTCTCCGTATCGGTGATTTTCGCGGAGCACTGGGCTTCATTGCAGGCGCGGGGCTATGCACACCACACGTTGCGGCAGCGCCGGATGCTGGGCTCCTGGCTGTGCGCCTACGAGCAGGACAAGGGTGAGATGCTGAATCCGTCCACCTATGATCTGGCGACGCATGACCGGGTGCTGGGCTACCTGCGCTTTCAGCGCAATCTGGCGCAGAACACGGTGGCTTCGTTCGTGCGGGGGCTGAAGGTGTTTCTACGATGGTGCCGGGAGGAGCGCGGGATACCAGTGCCGGTGGAACTGCGCAAGCTGCAGGGGCGGCACGCGGACGTACTGAAGATGTGGCTGACGGCGGACAACCTCACGGCCCTGGCGGCGGCGGAACTGCCGGAATACCTGACGCGGGTGCGGGACGTGCTCTTGTTTTGCTGCTACACGGGGCTACGCTACTCAGACGTACTAGCACTGCAGCGCGGCAACCTGCACGAATGGGACGGCGGCATCATCCTGCGGCTGGTACAGACCAAGACCCGCACGGGGGTCAGCATTTATCTGACAGAGGCGGCGCGGGCCATTCTGGACAGGTACGCGGATACGGAGCGGGTGCGGCTGCTGCCGGTGCTGGCCAATCAGGTGATGAACCGCTACCTGAAGCGCGTCGGGAAAGCTGCCGGGCTCGTGGATGACGTGGTGGTGACGACGGTGGTGGGGGGCGAAGTGCTGAAAAAGTCGGTGCCGCGGTATGAGTTGCTGACCAGCCATACCGCCCGGCACACATTTGCCACCCAGAGCCTGTTGCGGGGGATGCCGGTGGAGGTGCTGCAAAAGGTGATGGGGCACGCCAAGATCCAAACGACGCTGGTGTATGCCAAGGTAGTGGAAGAGCTGCAGCACCAGACGATGCGGCGCATCTGGGAGAAAAAGAGCGTGGCGGCTGATAGTGGGGCAACAAGAGCCACACAGATCTGCGCGGCAGAGCCGTTGGCAGCCTGA
- a CDS encoding GIY-YIG nuclease family protein, giving the protein MTSQIIETLGFSAAGTMVTGRVSIADLFPKSRKRCGIYLLQFRDGTFYIGQAVDAVRRFAQHRKNYDTIEGYWFQAVAKQHLDETEQRLIRQGEQAGLLLTNKTFVTNVIGETDLDLLVSAADQEAWLINGMPLDNEGVDLGLAVEERMRARYRQNSQQLQQLPAYKGIKELLQAYITQGIPAFKKTEQSFWALSCLPSTNKGKYPRYFALNMNGMEVLVAGTERSTNYPFVFAVVTGSFCADPAEKARFLRSYAYSIVPSAYQAAGADQYRVDFKSMSYLLLALQQEPEFRRSIREMSLRLMRKGGTIYAPYHCFDLVQDVLG; this is encoded by the coding sequence ATGACTAGCCAGATTATCGAAACGTTGGGCTTTAGCGCAGCAGGCACTATGGTCACGGGGCGCGTCTCCATTGCAGATCTGTTTCCCAAATCCAGGAAGCGGTGCGGCATCTATTTACTGCAATTCAGGGACGGCACCTTTTATATTGGCCAGGCAGTGGACGCAGTCCGGCGCTTTGCGCAGCACCGCAAGAACTACGACACGATTGAGGGGTATTGGTTTCAGGCGGTGGCGAAGCAGCACCTGGATGAAACCGAGCAGCGCCTTATCCGGCAAGGTGAACAGGCTGGGCTGCTGCTTACCAATAAAACCTTCGTGACCAACGTAATAGGCGAAACCGACCTAGATCTACTGGTCTCGGCGGCCGACCAGGAAGCATGGCTGATCAATGGCATGCCCCTGGATAATGAGGGGGTGGATCTGGGCTTGGCAGTCGAGGAACGGATGAGGGCCCGATACCGACAGAACTCTCAGCAGCTACAACAGCTACCCGCCTACAAGGGGATAAAGGAGTTGCTACAGGCATACATCACCCAGGGTATTCCCGCGTTCAAGAAAACTGAGCAGTCGTTCTGGGCGCTGAGTTGCCTACCCTCCACGAACAAGGGCAAGTACCCACGGTACTTCGCCCTGAACATGAATGGGATGGAAGTGCTAGTGGCTGGAACTGAAAGGTCAACGAACTACCCTTTTGTCTTTGCTGTCGTTACAGGTAGCTTTTGTGCCGATCCTGCGGAGAAAGCCCGTTTCCTGCGTTCATACGCCTATTCTATCGTGCCTTCAGCTTACCAGGCGGCTGGGGCGGATCAATATCGGGTGGATTTTAAAAGCATGTCCTATCTGCTGCTTGCGCTGCAGCAGGAGCCGGAATTTCGGCGCAGCATCCGAGAAATGAGCTTGCGGCTGATGCGTAAGGGCGGGACTATCTATGCACCCTACCATTGCTTTGATCTGGTGCAGGACGTGTTAGGCTGA
- a CDS encoding HNH endonuclease, with protein sequence MKQGQRLWTRDELLLAINLYCKLPFGQLHKGNPAIIQLAGLLGRTPSSVALKLVNFASLDPSLDRAGMSNASHLDRQVWAEFYADWAGRALESEQRLAEAQHLTLEDVAAEYEPLPPVPVGRVREQLVQVRVNQQFFRRTVLAAYDNTCCVTGLRQPALLVAGHIRPWAVDEGNRLNPRNGLALNALHDRAFELGLFTIRPEDYVIEVAPAVRASNRPDAQVAGALLGQYHGQALRLPARRRFLPDPAFLDWHRSKWACG encoded by the coding sequence ATGAAACAAGGGCAACGCCTCTGGACCCGGGATGAACTGCTGCTGGCCATCAACCTGTACTGCAAGCTGCCGTTCGGGCAGCTGCACAAAGGCAACCCAGCCATTATTCAGCTAGCTGGGCTGCTGGGGCGCACGCCCAGCTCGGTGGCGCTGAAGCTGGTGAACTTCGCCAGCCTCGACCCCAGCCTGGACCGGGCGGGCATGAGCAATGCCAGCCATCTGGACCGGCAGGTGTGGGCGGAGTTTTACGCCGACTGGGCGGGGCGGGCGCTGGAAAGCGAGCAGCGGCTGGCCGAAGCGCAGCACCTGACCCTGGAGGACGTGGCAGCCGAATACGAACCCCTGCCGCCGGTGCCGGTGGGCCGGGTTCGGGAGCAGCTGGTGCAGGTGCGGGTGAATCAGCAGTTTTTCCGGCGCACGGTGCTAGCGGCCTACGACAACACCTGCTGCGTAACGGGGCTGCGGCAGCCGGCCCTGCTGGTTGCGGGCCACATTCGGCCTTGGGCGGTGGATGAGGGCAACCGCCTCAACCCGCGGAACGGACTGGCACTGAATGCTCTGCACGACCGGGCATTTGAGTTGGGGTTGTTCACGATTCGGCCCGAGGATTATGTAATTGAGGTGGCACCGGCCGTTCGGGCAAGCAACCGGCCGGACGCGCAGGTGGCTGGGGCTTTGCTGGGTCAGTACCATGGTCAAGCGTTGCGGCTGCCGGCGCGGCGGCGGTTTCTGCCGGATCCGGCGTTTCTGGACTGGCACCGATCGAAGTGGGCTTGCGGGTAG